The genomic segment CAAGCCGCTGGACTTCCTCACCCCCGCCGACGAGCCGAACCCGGCGCTGGGTGTGCGGGGTCTGCGGTCGCTGCTGGAGCACCCCGATGTGCTGCAGACGCAGCTGCGGGCGCTGGCCAAGGCCGTTGAGGGCCTGCCGGTGTATCTCGAGGTCATGGCGCCGATGGTGGCCGACCGTATCGACGCCAAGGCGTTCGCCGACGCGTGCCGCGAGGCCGGTCTGCGGGCGAAGTTCGGCGCGATGGTCGAGATTCCCTCGGCGGCGCTTCGGGCGCGGTCGATCCTCCAGGAGGTCGAGTTCCTGTCGCTGGGCACCAACGACCTGGCGCAGTACACCTTCGCGGCCGACCGGCAGGTCGGCGCGGTCTCCCGGCTGCAGGACCCCTGGCAGCCCGCGCTACTCGACCTGGTGGCGGCGTCGGCCGACGCGGCCAAGGCCGAGGGCAAGAGCTGTGGTGTCTGTGGCGAAGCGGCGGCCGACCCGCTGCTGGCCTGTGTGCTCACGGGTCTGGGTGTGACGAGTCTGTCCATGGGTGCGGCGTCCATTCCTTATGTGCGCGCCACGCTCGCGAAGTACACGCTGGCGCAGTGCGAGCGGGCGGCGGCCGCCGCCCGGGCGACCGACACCGCTGACGAGGCGCGCCGCGCGGCGCAGGCGGTGCTGTCCGGCGAGTGATCGCCGGCGTGTGTGGCCGATGCAGGTCCGAGGGGCGTTCCGCCGGTTTCCGGCGGAACGCCCCTCGCTCGTCGGGGCACGCGTCAGTCGCGTGGCGCCTGCCGCAGCGGCAGGCCGGGCCGGTACGTGACGCCGGGTTCCGGGGGTACCGGTTCGCCGGTTTCGGCGTCGGTGCAGTAGGCGTTGAAGACTTCCGCCTCGGTGAGCGGTTGCGGCCAGCCGTCGCGCAGGGACCAGCCGCGTACCTCATCCCGTCCGTCGGCGCCGGTGGACCGGACGACGATGCCGCCGGGGGTGTCGCTGACGGCGGCCGCGGCGAGGACCGTGCAGAACACCAGGGCGTCGGCCTCCGCGAAGTGGATCCGGCCCGACTCGGCGCGCTCCGTGGTGAGGACGGCGAGCAGCGGGGTGCCGTCGAGCGGCACGCTGCAGACGACGTGATGGATGCCGGTGCCGGCGGTTTCGATGAGTCCTGTCAGTGCCCGGGAGGCTAGTTCGAAGGCGGTGCTCGCGCGTTCACGGCCCCCGTCGGTGCGGCCTTCCGCGGCGGTGAGGACCTCGGTGGCGCGGTCCCAGGCCATCTGCCGGTCGGCCTCGTGGCCCAGCTGGGCGAGGAGTTGAGGCACCGGCTGCCCGCGGTACGGGATGCCGGGACCGCCCGCGGTGATGTCGGCGGTGTAGCGGGCGCGGGTGGCGGGGGCGTCCGGGTCCTGGCCGGTGTCGGCGCAGTACTCCGCGTACTCCCCGGGGTCGAAGAGGGTGACGGTGACGAACAGCCCCTGGGAGAGCAGCGCGCGCAGCAGGCCGTCCGTCTGCCGCAGGTACTGGGGATGGTCCTCGCACGGGAAGCCGCGGTAGCGGCGCATCGTGGCGAAGTCCCTTTCGCCGGCGAGCAGCGCGACGATGACGGGAGCTTCACGGCGCAGGGCGCGCCGCTGGCTCACCCGACGCGGAACAACGCCCCGTGAGCGGTCCTGTGCACGGTCCCTTGAGCGTTCCGGCGGGCGGCCGCCCGAGCGGTCCCGTGAACGGCCGCTCGTCCGGCCGGTGTTCCTGTTCTTCTTCCCGTTCCCGGTGTGTGCCATGGCTCCCCCTCGGCGCGACGATCAGTTGTCACTCACCGTAATCGGAGACACTGACAATCCGGACGGGTTGGTCACCGGCCGTGTGGAGTCGAGGCGCCGCAGCACCATGCGCTTCTGCAGGAACGCGGTGCCGGCGAGGGCCGTGCCGAGGCCGAGCCAGCCGAGCGGCCCCGCCGCGATGACCGCGGTCGTCATGATCAGCGGTCCCGCGGCGCGTTCGGCGGACTGGGCCAGTCCGTGCACCCCGACGTACGCGCCCTGCGCGTCGTCCGGGGCGAGGGCCACGGACAGTTCCCACGAGACGGTGGCCTGGTACATCTCCACGAAGGTGAAGGCGACCGCGGCGACGAGCATCGCGGTGGTGGCGGCCCAGCGGTCGTCGACGACGGAGGCGGCCACGGCGGCTCCGCCGAGGAAGTAGCAGGCGGCGACGTGGCGCAGGGTCCTGGCGGCGAGGCGCGGGGTGCGGCCGTGGCGGGAGAGCCGGACCTGGAAGAGCACCACGACGACGGTGTTGATGACGAAGAGCAGGGCGGCGAGCCCGTGCGGGGCGGTGGTGGCGCTGATGATCCACAGCGGCATGCCGACGCGCAGTACCGAGCCGTCGAGGAAGAGCAGGGCGTCGGTGGCGGCGTAGCCGAGGTAACCGCGGTCGCGCCACGGGCCGGCGGGCGATGCCGGGGGGACGGCGGCCGCGGCCGGGCGCTTCGTGGCGGACGAGGCCACCGTCCGGGTGGCGGACGGTGGTTCGGCGCAGCGGGCGACGAGTACGGCGACGACGCAGAAGGACAGTCCGTCGGCGAGCAGGAGGCCGCGGTAGACGGTGGCGCTGCCGAAGGCGAGGCCGACCGAGGCGCCGAGGCCGCCGAGGGTGTAGCCGACGTTGACGACGGTGCGCTGGACCGCCTGGTAGCGGGACCGGTCGGGGCCGGCGACGCGGGCGGCGTAGAGCTTGGTGAGCACGGAGGCGGAGCGTTCGCCGAAGCTGCCGAGCGCCACCAGGGGCAGCAGTTGCCAGAAGCCGTGGGCGGCGAGCATCAGCAGGCCGGAGGCGGCGCGCAGGAGTTGGACGGCGAGCAGCAGCCGGGTGAGGGGGAAGCGGTCGGCGAGCCGGCCGGCGACGGGTGAACCGGCGATGCCGACGGCGCCGGCCAGGCCCATCAGCAGACCGATCCGGCTCGCGCTGAGGTCCGCGACGACCAGGAAGTACAGCGCCGTGACACTCAGCCAGAGACCGGACCCGGTCTTGTCCACGAAGTTGATCCAGAGCATCCGGCGGCCGTCTGGCCCTCCCGGAATCCGTGCCGCCATCCCTGTCCCCGTCCCCGGTCGCTTCCGCACCCGTTCCCCCTTGACGCCGTCTTTGTATCAATACATACTTGCGAATGTGGCAACACAATATGCGATCAGTGGTACGACCGCCAAGGGCATTGCCGCGTCCGTCGAGCGGGCGGTGGCGGACGGCTCGCTGCCGCCCGGCAGCGCCATGCCGCCGGTGCGCAGGCTCGCCGAGGATCTCGGGGTCAGTCCTGGCACCGTGGCCACGGCCTACAAGGAGTTGCGGCAGCGCGGCATCGTGCTGACCCGGGGGCGCGGCGGGACGGTGGTCGCCGAGGCCCCCGCCGTCGGGACCAGTGGCTCGCGCCGCCCGCCGAAGACCCCGGACGGCGTACGGAGCCTGGCCGGCGGCCACCCCGATCCGGCGTT from the Streptomyces sp. RKAG293 genome contains:
- a CDS encoding MFS transporter — encoded protein: MLWINFVDKTGSGLWLSVTALYFLVVADLSASRIGLLMGLAGAVGIAGSPVAGRLADRFPLTRLLLAVQLLRAASGLLMLAAHGFWQLLPLVALGSFGERSASVLTKLYAARVAGPDRSRYQAVQRTVVNVGYTLGGLGASVGLAFGSATVYRGLLLADGLSFCVVAVLVARCAEPPSATRTVASSATKRPAAAAVPPASPAGPWRDRGYLGYAATDALLFLDGSVLRVGMPLWIISATTAPHGLAALLFVINTVVVVLFQVRLSRHGRTPRLAARTLRHVAACYFLGGAAVAASVVDDRWAATTAMLVAAVAFTFVEMYQATVSWELSVALAPDDAQGAYVGVHGLAQSAERAAGPLIMTTAVIAAGPLGWLGLGTALAGTAFLQKRMVLRRLDSTRPVTNPSGLSVSPITVSDN